From Streptomyces sp. NBC_00683, one genomic window encodes:
- a CDS encoding beta-N-acetylhexosaminidase gives MFGSLLLVVAAGVSSVAAAPAGAGPAPAASPRPLGEIVPAPVSVKPGGPAYAITAGTRIRVDGSSREARRIGEYLADALRPSTGYALPVTERAGHDGIRLELGSGDSGLGAEGYRLKSSRGSVTITARAPAGLFHGVQTLRQLLPAAVEEDSPQKGPWEIAGGTLTDSPRYAYRSAMLDVSRHFFSVAEVKRYIDQLALYKINKLHLHLSDDQGWRIAIDSWPRLAEYGGSTEVGGGPGGHYTKSDYREILRYAASRYLEVVPEIDLPGHTNAALASYAELNCDGVAPPLYTGTAVGFSSLCVPKAVTYDFVDDVIRELAALTPGRYLHIGGDEAHSTSHEDYVAFMEKAQAVVGTYGKTVVGWHQLTGAVPVKGAVAQYWGYDRTGAAERQQVADAAKNGTKLVLSPADRTYLDMKYTKDTKLGLAWAGYVEVQRSYDWNPAAYLEGVPEEAVLGVEAPIWTETLTNSADIEQMAFPRLVGVAELGWSPAATHDWDTYKVRLAAQGPRLSALGIDFYRSPQVPWPTE, from the coding sequence TTGTTCGGCTCGCTGCTGCTCGTCGTGGCGGCCGGCGTCTCCAGCGTCGCAGCGGCCCCGGCCGGCGCCGGCCCGGCCCCGGCCGCGTCACCCCGGCCGCTCGGCGAGATCGTGCCCGCCCCCGTATCGGTGAAGCCGGGCGGACCCGCGTACGCCATCACGGCGGGCACGCGCATACGGGTCGACGGCAGCTCCCGCGAGGCCCGGCGCATCGGTGAGTACCTGGCGGACGCGCTGCGGCCCTCCACCGGGTACGCGCTGCCGGTCACCGAACGGGCCGGGCACGACGGCATACGGCTCGAACTCGGCTCCGGGGACAGCGGCCTGGGCGCCGAGGGCTACCGCCTGAAGTCCTCCCGCGGCTCCGTCACCATCACCGCACGCGCCCCCGCAGGGCTCTTCCACGGCGTCCAGACACTGCGGCAGCTGCTCCCGGCCGCCGTGGAGGAGGACAGCCCGCAGAAGGGGCCCTGGGAGATCGCGGGCGGCACGCTCACGGACTCCCCGCGCTATGCGTACCGCAGCGCGATGCTCGACGTCTCACGGCACTTCTTCTCGGTCGCCGAGGTGAAGCGGTACATCGACCAGCTCGCCCTCTACAAGATCAACAAGCTGCACCTGCACCTCTCCGACGACCAGGGCTGGCGCATAGCCATCGACTCCTGGCCCCGGCTCGCCGAGTACGGCGGCTCCACCGAGGTCGGGGGCGGCCCCGGCGGCCACTACACCAAGAGCGACTACAGGGAGATCCTCCGGTACGCGGCCTCCCGCTACCTGGAGGTCGTCCCCGAGATCGATCTGCCCGGCCACACGAACGCGGCACTCGCCTCCTACGCCGAGCTGAACTGCGACGGCGTCGCCCCGCCGCTCTACACAGGCACCGCGGTCGGTTTCAGCTCGCTGTGCGTGCCCAAGGCGGTGACGTACGACTTCGTGGACGACGTGATCCGTGAGCTGGCCGCCCTCACGCCCGGCCGGTACCTCCACATCGGCGGCGACGAGGCGCACTCCACGAGCCATGAGGACTACGTGGCGTTCATGGAGAAGGCGCAGGCCGTCGTCGGCACGTACGGCAAGACCGTCGTCGGCTGGCACCAGTTGACCGGGGCGGTCCCGGTGAAGGGCGCCGTCGCCCAGTACTGGGGCTACGACCGGACGGGCGCGGCCGAGCGGCAGCAGGTGGCGGACGCCGCGAAGAACGGCACGAAACTGGTGCTGTCCCCGGCGGACCGTACCTACCTGGACATGAAGTACACCAAGGACACGAAGCTCGGTCTGGCCTGGGCGGGCTACGTCGAGGTCCAGCGGTCCTACGACTGGAACCCGGCGGCCTATCTGGAGGGCGTCCCCGAGGAGGCCGTCCTCGGGGTGGAGGCGCCGATCTGGACCGAGACCCTGACGAACAGCGCGGACATCGAGCAGATGGCGTTCCCGCGGCTTGTGGGGGTCGCCGAACTGGGATGGTCCCCCGCGGCCACGCACGACTGGGACACCTACAAGGTGCGCCTCGCGGCGCAGGGTCCGCGGCTGTCGGCGCTGGGGATCGACTTCTACCGGTCGCCGCAGGTCCCTTGGCCCACGGAGTGA
- a CDS encoding acetate uptake transporter, with protein sequence MDNDVSAGSASITTLGHLALGLTLLAFGIGHTGVIDGVTAADAVSLALYVGGIALFVAGLLEFRASNAFAGTAFAGLGAFWFTWGTGAGSTVSDHAAGLFLLLWALFALSLTLGAAGGGLLTQGTYGLLFLGLLLLGVGQYAGSDGLGKVGGWVAAVAGLAAWYGATAALAKWPTAVPKRAAGRGVTATG encoded by the coding sequence GTGGACAACGACGTCTCTGCGGGAAGTGCCAGTATCACCACCCTCGGCCATCTCGCCCTGGGTCTCACTCTGTTGGCGTTCGGCATCGGTCACACCGGGGTCATCGACGGTGTCACCGCGGCCGACGCCGTGTCGCTCGCGCTCTATGTCGGCGGCATCGCGCTGTTCGTCGCGGGACTCCTGGAGTTCCGCGCGTCCAACGCCTTCGCCGGTACGGCCTTCGCCGGCCTCGGCGCCTTCTGGTTCACCTGGGGCACCGGTGCCGGTTCGACGGTCTCGGACCATGCGGCAGGGCTCTTCCTGCTGCTCTGGGCCCTCTTCGCGCTGAGCCTGACCCTGGGGGCGGCCGGTGGAGGTCTGCTCACCCAGGGGACGTACGGGCTGCTCTTCCTGGGGCTGCTGCTCCTGGGCGTCGGGCAGTACGCCGGCAGTGACGGGCTCGGCAAGGTCGGAGGCTGGGTGGCCGCCGTGGCCGGGCTCGCCGCCTGGTACGGGGCGACGGCGGCGCTGGCCAAGTGGCCGACCGCGGTACCCAAGCGCGCTGCCGGCCGGGGCGTGACGGCCACCGGCTAG
- a CDS encoding hydroxymethylglutaryl-CoA lyase, whose product MTVPAPGLPDRVRIHEVGARDGLQNEKAVVPTEVKAEFIRRLAVAGLSTIEATSFVHPKWVPQLADAEQLFPLLGDVADVGDVALPVLVPNERGLDRALALGARRIAVFGSATETFAARNLNRTVDESLAMFEPVVARAKAEKVHVRGYLSMCFGDPWEGAVPLAQVVRVAKALMDLGCDELSLGDTIGVATPGHVTALLSALNGAGVPTATIGVHFHDTYGQALSNTLAALQQGVTTVDASAGGLGGCPYAKSATGNLATEDLVWMLDGLGIETGVDLGALTATSVWMAEQLGRPSPSRTVKALSASQAPSHKE is encoded by the coding sequence ATGACCGTGCCCGCTCCGGGGCTGCCGGACCGGGTCCGCATCCATGAGGTCGGCGCCCGCGACGGCCTGCAGAACGAGAAGGCCGTGGTGCCGACGGAGGTGAAGGCGGAGTTCATCCGCCGGCTCGCCGTCGCCGGGCTGTCCACGATCGAGGCGACCAGCTTCGTCCACCCGAAGTGGGTGCCCCAGCTCGCCGACGCCGAGCAGCTGTTCCCGCTGCTCGGGGATGTCGCGGATGTCGGGGACGTGGCACTGCCCGTCCTCGTGCCGAACGAACGCGGTCTGGACCGGGCGCTGGCACTCGGCGCGCGGAGGATCGCGGTCTTCGGGTCGGCGACGGAGACGTTCGCCGCCCGCAATCTCAACCGCACCGTGGACGAGTCGCTCGCCATGTTCGAGCCGGTCGTGGCCCGGGCGAAGGCGGAGAAGGTCCATGTGCGGGGCTATCTGTCGATGTGCTTCGGCGATCCGTGGGAGGGCGCCGTGCCCCTCGCCCAGGTCGTCCGTGTCGCGAAGGCCCTGATGGACCTCGGCTGCGACGAACTCTCCCTCGGCGACACCATCGGCGTCGCCACCCCGGGCCATGTGACCGCCCTGCTGTCCGCCCTGAACGGGGCGGGGGTGCCCACCGCCACGATCGGGGTGCACTTCCACGACACGTACGGCCAGGCGCTCTCCAACACCCTGGCCGCGCTCCAGCAGGGGGTGACGACGGTGGACGCCTCCGCGGGCGGCCTCGGCGGCTGCCCGTACGCGAAGAGCGCGACCGGGAATCTCGCCACCGAGGATCTCGTGTGGATGCTCGACGGCCTCGGTATCGAAACCGGGGTCGATCTCGGCGCACTCACCGCCACGAGCGTGTGGATGGCCGAACAGCTGGGCCGACCCAGCCCCTCCCGAACCGTCAAAGCGCTCTCGGCGTCACAAGCGCCGTCCCACAAGGAGTGA
- a CDS encoding DUF4429 domain-containing protein produces MAEIIQRDGTWTFDGDTVRIVPGSRVHPVRQDLGELAIPVQALAGVSFEPDRKGGRLRLRLRTGACPVLRAADGRLKDASDPYQLAVEKDRTGVAEYFVDEVRNALVIEQVPDTPAEGFLLPGPSLPVSGGGGDGTASFDGETVRLTWNWKAAESKTSGGPVTFPVSEVTGVRWLPAIGLENGFLRFERGPGSSSAPPKFDPYSLELWGLSKKEYSAVLVAAAVLTRLPRTGTAPQLPVADLAKAAAPPADDHDVLLRRLRELGELHQAGILTDDEFGTAKQAVLKRL; encoded by the coding sequence ATGGCGGAAATCATCCAGCGCGACGGCACCTGGACGTTCGACGGGGACACGGTGCGCATCGTGCCGGGCAGCAGGGTGCATCCCGTCCGGCAGGACCTGGGCGAACTCGCCATCCCGGTGCAGGCGTTGGCGGGAGTCTCGTTCGAGCCCGACCGGAAGGGCGGCCGGCTGCGGCTGCGCCTGCGCACCGGCGCGTGCCCGGTGCTGCGGGCCGCGGACGGCAGGCTCAAGGACGCCTCCGACCCCTATCAGCTCGCGGTGGAGAAGGACCGCACGGGCGTCGCGGAGTACTTCGTCGACGAGGTGCGCAACGCCCTGGTCATCGAGCAGGTGCCCGATACGCCCGCGGAGGGCTTCCTGCTGCCGGGCCCCTCACTGCCCGTCTCCGGCGGTGGCGGGGATGGCACGGCCTCCTTCGACGGGGAGACGGTACGGCTCACCTGGAACTGGAAGGCCGCGGAGTCGAAGACCTCGGGCGGCCCGGTCACGTTCCCGGTGTCGGAGGTGACGGGCGTGCGCTGGCTGCCGGCGATCGGCCTGGAGAACGGCTTCCTGCGCTTCGAGAGGGGCCCGGGCAGCTCCTCGGCGCCGCCCAAGTTCGACCCGTACTCGCTGGAGCTGTGGGGGCTCTCCAAGAAGGAGTACTCGGCCGTCCTGGTCGCGGCCGCCGTCCTGACGCGGCTGCCCCGCACCGGGACAGCGCCCCAGCTGCCCGTGGCGGACCTCGCGAAGGCCGCCGCCCCGCCCGCCGACGATCACGACGTACTCCTGCGCAGACTGCGCGAGCTCGGCGAGCTGCATCAGGCCGGGATCCTCACCGATGACGAGTTCGGCACCGCAAAACAAGCGGTTCTGAAGCGCCTCTGA
- a CDS encoding siderophore-interacting protein — translation MTTAAAPVEPFRFFGLTVLRTRRLSPSMCRVTFGGPGLDGFAAGGRDQSLSLFLPHPGQREPLVPVDANGEWFTAWRALPEDVRAVMRSYTVRAQRRTDDGSTEVDIDFALHEDGGPACRWASAAAPGQLLKALGPAVEDNTAVRFRPPQDTDWVLIWADETALPAASAALEWLPAGTKARVWLEIPHAQDRQALRTAADARISWLVRAEGAPSAVEAVRAAELPEGTPYVWIAGESSGVRALRRHLVQERQFDRRRVTFVGYWRRGLSEEQLRAEAASQDA, via the coding sequence ATGACGACTGCCGCCGCACCCGTCGAACCCTTCCGGTTCTTCGGCCTGACGGTCCTGCGGACCCGCCGGCTGAGCCCTTCCATGTGCCGGGTCACCTTCGGCGGTCCGGGGCTCGACGGCTTCGCCGCCGGGGGCCGGGACCAGAGCCTCTCGCTGTTCCTGCCGCACCCGGGGCAGCGAGAGCCCCTCGTTCCCGTCGACGCGAACGGTGAGTGGTTCACCGCGTGGCGGGCCCTCCCCGAGGACGTACGGGCGGTGATGCGCTCGTACACGGTGCGGGCACAGCGCCGTACCGATGACGGTTCGACCGAGGTCGACATCGACTTCGCGTTGCACGAGGACGGCGGGCCCGCCTGCCGCTGGGCGTCCGCCGCAGCACCGGGGCAGCTGCTCAAGGCGCTCGGTCCGGCCGTCGAGGACAACACCGCGGTCCGCTTCCGGCCGCCGCAGGACACCGACTGGGTACTGATCTGGGCCGACGAGACGGCCCTGCCCGCCGCGTCGGCCGCGTTGGAGTGGCTGCCGGCCGGGACGAAGGCCAGGGTCTGGCTGGAGATCCCGCACGCCCAGGACCGCCAGGCGCTCCGCACGGCGGCCGATGCCCGCATCAGCTGGCTCGTCCGGGCGGAGGGCGCGCCCTCGGCCGTGGAGGCCGTGCGTGCCGCCGAGCTGCCCGAGGGCACCCCGTACGTCTGGATCGCGGGCGAGTCCTCCGGGGTCCGGGCCCTGCGCCGCCATCTCGTGCAGGAACGGCAGTTCGACCGCAGGCGGGTGACGTTCGTCGGTTACTGGCGGCGCGGACTCAGCGAGGAACAGCTGAGGGCCGAAGCGGCTTCCCAGGACGCGTAG
- a CDS encoding universal stress protein has protein sequence MAGHEIPEPADRKQVADPRSEPQTVPESRPSCDPAFRHGVVVGFDGSTSSERALAYAIGMANRLGSGLIIVHVANRLPTTVWAGCEPPVFVDVPDHRTEVLGLELACADYLAEVPWVLVERGGDICHELEEVGREYSADAIVVGSTHGIVGRIFGSVAGRLARRAQRPVIVIP, from the coding sequence ATGGCCGGTCACGAAATCCCTGAACCCGCAGACCGCAAGCAGGTAGCCGACCCACGGTCGGAACCGCAGACGGTCCCCGAGTCGCGCCCCTCCTGCGATCCGGCCTTCCGTCATGGGGTCGTGGTCGGTTTTGACGGCTCCACGTCCAGCGAACGAGCCCTCGCGTACGCCATCGGCATGGCGAACAGGCTCGGCTCCGGGCTGATCATCGTCCACGTCGCCAACCGGCTGCCGACCACCGTCTGGGCAGGCTGCGAGCCGCCCGTCTTCGTCGACGTGCCCGACCACCGCACGGAGGTCCTGGGGCTCGAGCTGGCCTGCGCGGACTACCTCGCCGAGGTGCCGTGGGTGCTCGTGGAGCGCGGTGGCGACATCTGCCACGAGCTGGAGGAGGTCGGCCGGGAGTACTCGGCCGACGCGATCGTCGTCGGCTCCACGCACGGCATCGTTGGGCGGATCTTCGGCTCGGTGGCCGGCCGTCTCGCGCGGCGCGCCCAGCGCCCGGTCATCGTCATCCCCTGA
- a CDS encoding acyl-CoA dehydrogenase family protein — MSLDHRLTAEHEELRRTVEEFAHDVVAPKIGDFYERHEFPYEIVREMGRMGLFGLPFPEEYGGMGGDYLALGIALEELARVDSSVAITLEAGVSLGAMPVYRFGTEEQKQRWLPKLCAGEALGAFGLTEPDGGSDAGGTRTTAVLDEATDEWVINGSKCFITNSGTDITELVTVTAVTGRKENGAPRISSIIVPSGTPGFTVAAPYSKVGWNASDTRELSFSDVRVPAANLLGEEGRGYAQFLRILDEGRIAISALSTGLAQGCVDESVKYARERHAFGKPIGANQAIQFKIADMEMRAHMARIGWRDAASRLLAGEPFKKEAAIAKLYSSTVAVDNAREATQIHGGYGFMNEYPVARMWRDSKILEIGEGTSEVQRMLIARELGMDA; from the coding sequence ATGTCCCTGGACCACCGGCTGACCGCCGAGCACGAGGAACTGCGCCGTACCGTCGAGGAGTTCGCCCACGACGTCGTCGCGCCGAAGATCGGCGACTTCTACGAGCGCCATGAGTTCCCGTACGAGATCGTGCGGGAGATGGGACGGATGGGCCTGTTCGGCCTGCCGTTCCCGGAGGAGTACGGCGGCATGGGCGGGGACTATCTCGCCCTCGGGATCGCCCTGGAGGAGCTGGCCCGGGTCGACTCCTCGGTGGCGATCACCCTGGAGGCCGGGGTCTCGCTGGGCGCCATGCCCGTCTACCGCTTCGGCACCGAGGAGCAGAAGCAGCGCTGGCTGCCGAAGCTCTGTGCGGGCGAGGCGCTCGGCGCGTTCGGGCTGACGGAGCCGGACGGCGGGTCGGACGCGGGCGGCACCCGGACGACGGCCGTGCTGGACGAGGCCACCGACGAGTGGGTGATCAACGGTTCCAAGTGCTTCATCACCAACTCCGGTACGGACATCACGGAGCTGGTCACGGTCACGGCGGTGACGGGCCGCAAGGAGAACGGCGCCCCGCGCATCTCCTCGATCATCGTGCCGTCCGGCACCCCCGGTTTCACGGTCGCGGCGCCCTATTCCAAGGTCGGCTGGAACGCCTCGGACACCCGTGAGCTGTCCTTCTCCGACGTCCGCGTCCCGGCGGCGAACCTGCTGGGCGAGGAGGGCCGCGGCTACGCGCAGTTCCTGCGGATCCTGGACGAGGGCCGGATCGCGATCTCCGCGCTGTCGACGGGCCTGGCGCAGGGCTGTGTGGACGAGTCGGTGAAGTACGCGAGGGAGCGGCACGCCTTCGGGAAGCCGATCGGCGCCAACCAGGCCATCCAGTTCAAGATCGCGGACATGGAGATGCGGGCGCACATGGCCCGGATCGGCTGGCGGGACGCGGCCTCGCGGCTGCTGGCGGGCGAGCCGTTCAAGAAGGAGGCGGCGATCGCCAAGCTGTACTCGTCGACGGTTGCGGTGGACAACGCACGCGAGGCCACCCAGATCCACGGCGGCTACGGCTTCATGAACGAGTACCCGGTGGCGCGCATGTGGCGCGACTCCAAGATCCTGGAGATCGGCGAGGGCACGAGCGAGGTCCAGCGGATGCTGATCGCACGGGAGTTGGGGATGGACGCCTGA
- the glmS gene encoding glutamine--fructose-6-phosphate transaminase (isomerizing), producing the protein MCGIVGYIGKRDVAPLLLEGLQRLEYRGYDSAGIVITGKAAAGKPGTLKMVKAKGRVRELEARVPKRFAGTTGIAHTRWATHGAPSDENAHPHLDAENKVAVVHNGIIDNASEIRAKLVADGVVFLSETDTEVLVHLIARAQASTLEEKVREALKSVEGTYGIAVLHADFNDRIVVARNGSPVVLGIGEKEMFVASDVAALVAHTRQIVTLDDGEMATLKADDFRTYTTEGSTTTATPTTVEWEAESYDMGGHDTYMHKEISEQADAVDRVLRGRIDDRFSTVHLGGLNLDAREARGVRRIKILGCGTSYHAGMIGAGLIEELARIPADAEPASEFRYRNPVVDPDTLYVAVSQSGETYDVLAAVQELKRKGARVLGVVNVVGSAIAREADGGMYVHAGPEVCVVSTKCFTNTVVAFALLALHLGRIRDLSVSDGKRIIEGLRKLPEQIGQILESEDEIKKLAEEYAGAQSMMFIGRVRGYPVALEASLKLKEISYIHAEAYPASELKHGPLALIEPALPTVAIVPDDDLLEKNRAALEEIKARSGRILAVAHREQEKADHTIIVPKNENELDPILMGIPLQLLAYHTALAMGRDIDKPRNLAKSVTVE; encoded by the coding sequence ATGTGCGGGATCGTCGGTTATATCGGAAAGCGTGACGTGGCTCCGCTGCTGCTGGAGGGCCTGCAGCGGCTGGAGTACCGGGGGTACGACTCCGCGGGCATCGTCATCACGGGCAAGGCCGCCGCGGGCAAGCCGGGCACCCTGAAGATGGTCAAGGCCAAGGGCCGGGTCCGCGAGCTGGAGGCCCGCGTACCCAAGCGGTTCGCCGGCACCACCGGTATCGCCCACACCCGCTGGGCCACCCACGGCGCTCCGAGCGACGAGAACGCGCACCCGCACCTGGACGCGGAGAACAAGGTCGCCGTCGTCCACAACGGCATCATCGACAACGCCTCCGAGATCCGCGCGAAGCTCGTCGCCGACGGCGTCGTCTTCCTCTCCGAGACCGACACCGAGGTCCTGGTCCACCTGATCGCCCGGGCACAGGCCTCCACCCTCGAGGAGAAGGTCCGCGAGGCGCTGAAGTCCGTCGAGGGCACGTACGGCATCGCCGTCCTGCACGCCGACTTCAACGACCGCATCGTCGTCGCCCGCAACGGCTCCCCCGTCGTGCTCGGCATCGGCGAGAAGGAGATGTTCGTCGCCTCGGACGTCGCCGCGCTCGTCGCCCACACCCGCCAGATCGTCACCCTGGACGACGGCGAGATGGCCACCCTCAAGGCCGACGACTTCCGTACGTACACGACGGAGGGCTCGACCACGACGGCGACGCCCACCACCGTGGAGTGGGAGGCCGAGTCGTACGACATGGGCGGCCACGACACGTACATGCACAAGGAGATCTCCGAGCAGGCCGACGCCGTGGACCGCGTGCTGCGCGGCCGGATCGACGACCGCTTCTCCACCGTGCACCTGGGCGGCCTGAACCTGGACGCCCGCGAGGCCCGCGGGGTCCGCCGGATCAAGATCCTCGGCTGCGGCACCTCGTACCACGCGGGCATGATCGGCGCCGGTCTCATCGAGGAGCTGGCCCGCATCCCCGCGGACGCCGAGCCCGCCTCCGAGTTCCGCTACCGCAACCCCGTCGTGGACCCCGACACGCTGTACGTCGCCGTCTCCCAGTCCGGTGAGACCTACGACGTGCTGGCCGCGGTCCAGGAGCTCAAGCGCAAGGGCGCACGCGTCCTCGGCGTGGTGAACGTCGTCGGCTCGGCGATCGCCCGCGAGGCCGACGGCGGCATGTACGTCCACGCGGGCCCGGAGGTCTGCGTCGTCTCCACCAAGTGCTTCACCAACACCGTCGTCGCCTTCGCGCTGCTCGCCCTGCACCTGGGCCGCATCCGCGACCTGTCGGTCTCCGACGGCAAGCGGATCATCGAGGGCCTGCGCAAGCTGCCCGAGCAGATCGGTCAGATCCTCGAGTCCGAGGACGAGATCAAGAAGCTGGCCGAGGAGTACGCGGGCGCCCAGTCGATGATGTTCATCGGCCGCGTGCGGGGCTACCCCGTCGCCCTGGAGGCCTCCCTGAAGCTCAAGGAGATCTCGTACATCCACGCCGAGGCCTACCCCGCCTCGGAGCTGAAGCACGGCCCCCTCGCGCTCATCGAGCCGGCGCTCCCCACCGTCGCGATCGTCCCGGACGACGACCTGCTGGAGAAGAACCGCGCCGCGCTGGAGGAGATCAAGGCCCGAAGCGGCCGGATCCTCGCCGTCGCCCACCGCGAGCAGGAGAAGGCCGACCACACGATCATCGTCCCGAAGAACGAGAACGAGCTGGACCCGATCCTGATGGGCATCCCGCTGCAGCTGCTCGCGTACCACACGGCGCTGGCCATGGGCCGTGACATCGACAAGCCGCGCAACCTGGCGAAGTCCGTCACCGTCGAGTAG
- a CDS encoding ABC transporter substrate-binding protein, producing MPNVRPTSLSRRGLLAAGGAVGLGAVLAACGDSDSKESGAGSESAKSGPWTFKDDRGLTAKAGSTPKNIVAFIGVAAALHDYGIEVKGVFGPTKTADGKADVQAGDLDVSKVEVLGNVWGEFNVEKYAGLAPDLLVTAMWEKDALWYVPDESKDKILKLAPSAALWAAQTTMPKAIQRHEDLAASLGADVKAKKVTDAKARFEKAAARLRAAAKSQPNIKVLVGSASQDLFYVSLAKTSADTLYFQELGVQFVEPKVNAAGFFEELSWENVDKYGADIIMMDNRSSALQPDALTSKPTWAQLPAVKAGQIVPRTTEPIYSYAKCAPILEDLAKAIESAKKVS from the coding sequence ATGCCCAACGTCCGGCCCACCTCCCTCTCCCGTCGCGGCCTGCTGGCCGCCGGCGGAGCCGTCGGCCTCGGCGCCGTGCTTGCCGCGTGCGGTGACAGCGACTCCAAGGAGTCCGGCGCCGGCTCGGAGTCCGCCAAGTCCGGCCCGTGGACCTTCAAGGACGACCGTGGCCTGACCGCGAAGGCCGGGTCGACCCCGAAGAACATCGTCGCGTTCATCGGTGTCGCCGCGGCCCTTCACGACTACGGCATCGAGGTCAAGGGCGTCTTCGGCCCGACGAAGACCGCTGACGGCAAGGCCGACGTCCAGGCCGGCGACCTCGACGTCAGCAAGGTCGAGGTGCTCGGCAACGTCTGGGGCGAGTTCAACGTCGAGAAGTACGCCGGCCTCGCACCGGACCTGCTCGTCACCGCCATGTGGGAGAAGGACGCCCTCTGGTACGTGCCGGACGAGTCCAAGGACAAGATCCTCAAGCTGGCCCCGAGCGCGGCGCTGTGGGCCGCCCAGACCACCATGCCGAAGGCGATCCAGCGCCACGAGGACCTCGCGGCCTCCCTCGGCGCCGACGTCAAGGCCAAGAAGGTCACCGACGCCAAGGCCCGCTTCGAGAAGGCGGCCGCCCGGCTGCGCGCCGCCGCCAAGTCCCAGCCGAACATCAAGGTCCTCGTGGGCTCGGCAAGCCAGGACCTCTTCTACGTCTCGCTCGCCAAGACGTCCGCGGACACCCTGTACTTCCAGGAGCTCGGCGTGCAGTTCGTCGAGCCGAAGGTCAACGCGGCCGGCTTCTTCGAGGAGCTGAGCTGGGAGAACGTCGACAAGTACGGGGCCGACATCATCATGATGGACAACCGGTCCTCGGCCCTGCAGCCCGACGCCCTGACCTCGAAGCCGACGTGGGCGCAGCTGCCCGCCGTCAAGGCCGGCCAGATCGTCCCGCGTACGACGGAGCCCATCTACTCGTACGCCAAGTGCGCACCGATCCTCGAGGACCTGGCGAAGGCCATCGAGAGCGCCAAGAAGGTCAGCTGA